Within Kutzneria chonburiensis, the genomic segment TTCGGAGTCCGACGGACCAACAGCATCAGGCCGCCACCGACGATGAGCAGCATGCCGATGCCGATCAACATGCCGGTGTCCGCGTTCGTGCCCGTGTAGGCCAGCTGCGGGGTGCCCGGCGTGGTGGTCGTCACCGGCGGCGTGGTCGACGACGACCGCGAGGGGCTGGT encodes:
- a CDS encoding LPXTG cell wall anchor domain-containing protein; amino-acid sequence: MTTTTPGTPQLAYTGTNADTGMLIGIGMLLIVGGGLMLLVRRTPKARS